In the genome of Gadus chalcogrammus isolate NIFS_2021 unplaced genomic scaffold, NIFS_Gcha_1.0 GACHA040, whole genome shotgun sequence, one region contains:
- the LOC130378010 gene encoding uncharacterized protein LOC130378010: protein MAAVSTHMRTPVSMATPAAEEKKLEENPQRLTPPDSSLHHPEAHTTRQFTAPPRGSHYPEAHTTRQFTAPPRGSHHPTVHCTTQRLTPPDSSLHHPEAHTTRQFTAPPRGSHHPTVHCTTQRLTPPDRSLHHPEAHTTQRLTPPDSSLHHPEAHTTRQFTAPPRGSHHPTVHCTTRQFTAPPRGSHHPTVHCTTQWVTPPRGSHHPPPPPRQFTATPDSTLHHPDRVHHTTRLLNTPPDCSPHHPTVQHTTRLFTTPPDCSLHHPTVQHTTRLFSTPPDCSPHHPTVLHPTVHHTTRLFNTPPDCSPHHPEAQHTTRLFSTPPDCSPHHPTVLHTTHRFSTRLFSTPPTGSPPDCSPHHQQVLHPTVLHTTQRFSTRLFSTPPDCSPHHPTVLHTTHRFSTRLFTTPPDCSPHHPTVLHTTQRFSTRLFSTPPDCSPPDCSPHHPTVLHTTQRFSTRLFSTPPDCSPPDCSPHHPTVLHTTRLFSTPPRGSHEPPPVQTQAEGGEGDPPPPAPGQTEPPSFCSFEMQPPLL, encoded by the exons ATGGCCGCCGTCTCCACCCACATGAGGACCcctgtctccatggcaacaccagCTGCTGAGGAAAAAAAACTAGAAGAAAACCCGCAG AGGCTCACACCACCCGACAGTTCACTGCACCACCCAGAGGCTCACACCACCCGACAGTTCACTGCACCACCCAGAGGCTCACACTACCCAGAGGCTCACACCACCCGACAGTTCACTGCACCACCCAGAGGCTCACACCACCCGACCGTTCACTGCACCACCCAGAGGCTCACACCACCCGACAGTTCACTGCACCACCCAGAGGCTCACACCACCCGACAGTTCACTGCACCACCCAGAGGCTCACACCACCCGACCGTTCACTGCACCACCCAGAGGCTCACACCACCCGACCGTTCACTGCACCACCCAGAGGCTCACACCACCCAGAGGCTCACACCACCCGACAGTTCACTGCACCACCCAGAGGCTCACACCACCCGACAGTTCACTGCACCACCCAGAGGCTCACACCACCCAACAGTTCACTGCACCACCCGACAGTTCACTGCACCACCCAGAGGCTCACACCACCCGACAGTTCACTGCACCACCCAGTGGGTCACACCACCCAGAGgctcacaccacccccccccccccccccgacagttTACTGCAACCCCCGACAGTACGCTGCACCACCCAGACAGAGTTCACCACACCACCCGACTGCTCAACACACCACCCGACTGTTCACCACACCACCCGACTGTTCAACACACCACCCGACTGTTCACCACACCACCCGACTGTTCACTGCACCACCCGACTGTTCAACACACCACCCGACTGTTCTCCACACCACCCGACTGTTCACCACACCACCCGACTGTTCTCCACCCGACTGTTCACCACACCACCCGACTGTTCAACACACCACCCGACTGTTCTCCACATCACCCAGAGGCTCAACACACCACCCGACTGTTCTCCACACCACCCGACTGTTCTCCACACCACCCGACTGTtctccacaccacccacagGTTCTCCACCCGACTGTtctccacaccacccacagGTTCTCCACCCGACTGTTCTCCACACCACCAACAGGTTCTCCACCCGACTGTTCTCCACACCACCCAGAGGTTCTCCACCCGACTGTTCTCCACACCACCCGACTGTTCTCCACACCACCCGACTGTtctccacaccacccacagGTTCTCCACCCGACTGTTCACCACACCACCCGACTGTTCTCCACACCACCCGACTGTTCTCCACACCACCCAGAGGTTCTCCACCCGACTGTTCTCCACACCACCCGACTGTTCTCCACCCGACTGTTCTCCACACCACCCGACTGTTCTCCACACCACCCAGAGGTTCTCCACCCGACTGTTCTCCACACCACCCGACTGTTCTCCACCCGACTGTTCTCCACACCACCCGACTGTTCTCCACACCACCCGACTGTTCTCCACACCACCCAGAGGTTCACATGAGCCTCCACCTGTACAGACGCAGGCTGAGGGTGGGGAAGGggatcctccacctccagccccggGCCAGACAGAGCCCCCCTCCTTCTGCAGCTTTGAGATGCAACCTCCTCTACTGTGA